One part of the Leclercia sp. LSNIH1 genome encodes these proteins:
- the fdxH gene encoding formate dehydrogenase subunit beta — translation MSMETQDVIKRSATNGFTPAPRARDYKAEVAKLIDVSSCVGCKACQVACSEWNDIRDEVGHCVGVYDNPADLSAKSWTVMRFSETDQNGKLEWLIRKDGCMHCEDPGCLKACPSAGAIIQYANGIVDFQQDNCIGCGYCIAGCPFNVPRLNKEDNRVYKCTLCVDRVSVGQEPACVKTCPTGAIHFGTKKEMLEVAQQRVDKLKARGYPNAGIYNPQGVGGTHVMYVLHHLDQPELYHNLPKDPAIDTSINLWKGALKPLSAAGFIATFAGLIYHYVGIGPNKEVDDDEEEHHD, via the coding sequence ATGTCGATGGAAACACAAGACGTCATCAAACGCTCCGCCACTAACGGCTTTACCCCTGCGCCTCGTGCGCGGGATTACAAAGCGGAAGTGGCAAAGCTTATCGATGTCTCCTCCTGCGTGGGCTGCAAAGCCTGCCAGGTGGCCTGTTCCGAGTGGAACGATATCCGCGACGAGGTAGGGCATTGCGTTGGGGTTTACGATAACCCGGCGGATCTGAGCGCCAAATCCTGGACGGTGATGCGCTTTAGCGAAACCGATCAGAACGGCAAGCTGGAGTGGCTGATCCGTAAAGACGGCTGTATGCACTGCGAGGATCCGGGCTGTCTGAAGGCCTGTCCGTCTGCCGGGGCGATCATTCAGTACGCCAACGGCATCGTCGATTTCCAGCAGGATAACTGCATCGGCTGCGGATACTGTATCGCCGGGTGTCCGTTCAACGTGCCGCGCCTCAATAAAGAGGATAACCGGGTCTACAAATGTACCCTGTGCGTGGATCGCGTCAGCGTCGGCCAGGAGCCCGCCTGCGTGAAGACCTGTCCGACCGGGGCCATCCACTTCGGCACCAAGAAGGAGATGCTGGAGGTGGCGCAGCAGCGGGTCGATAAGCTGAAAGCGCGCGGCTATCCCAACGCGGGCATTTACAACCCGCAAGGGGTGGGCGGGACGCACGTGATGTATGTTCTGCACCATCTCGACCAGCCGGAGCTGTATCACAACCTGCCGAAGGACCCGGCGATCGATACCTCCATCAATCTCTGGAAAGGGGCGCTGAAGCCGCTCTCTGCGGCGGGCTTTATCGCCACCTTTGCCGGGTTGATTTATCACTACGTGGGTATCGGGCCGAATAAAGAGGTGGATGACGATGAGGAGGAACATCATGACTAA
- the fdnG gene encoding formate dehydrogenase-N subunit alpha has product MDVSRRQFFKICAGGMAGTTVAALGFAPKMALAQARNYKLLRAKEIRNTCTYCSVGCGLLMYSLGDGAKNAKASIYHIEGDADHPVSRGALCPKGAGLLDYVHSDNRLRYPEYRAPGSNKWQRISWDEAFTRIAKLMKADRDANFVETNEQGVTVNRWLSTGMLCASAASNETGMLTQKFVRSLGMLAVDNQARVUHGPTVASLAPTFGRGAMTNHWVDIKNANVVVVMGGNAAEAHPVGFRWAMEAKNNNDATLIVVDPRFTRTASVADIYAPIRSGTDITFLSGVLLYLIENNKINAEYVKHYTNANLLVREDFAFEDGLFSGYDAEKRQYDKSSWNYQFDENGYAKRDETLTDPRCVWNLLKQHVSRYTPEVVENICGTPKADFLKVCEVLASTSAADRTTTFLYALGWTQHTVGAQNIRTMAMIQLLLGNMGMAGGGVNALRGHSNIQGLTDLGLLSTSLPGYLTLPSEKQTDLQTYLTANTPKATLPDQVNYWSNYPKFFVSLMKSFYGDAAQEENDWGFNWLPKWDQAYDVIKYFNMMAKGKVTGYICQGFNPVASFPDKNKIVASLSKLKYMVVIDPLVTETSNFWQNHGEMNDVDTASIQTEVFRLPSTCFAEEDGSIANSGRWLQWHWKGQDAPGEARNDGEILAGIYHRLREMYRTEGGKGVEPLLRMNWHYKQPDHPESEEVAKENNGVALADLYGANGVLIAKKGQLLSSFAHLRDDGTTASSCWIYTGSWTEQGNQMANRDNADPSGLGNTLGWAWAWPLNRRVLYNRASADINGKPWDPKRMLIQWNGTKWTGNDIPDFNTAAPGSNTGPFIMQPEGLGRLFAIDKLAEGPFPEHYEPMETPLGTNPLHPNVVSSPVVRVYQEDVVRMGKKDKFPYVGTTYRLTEHFHTWTKHARLNAIAQPEQFVEISETLAKAKGIANGDRVKVSSQRGFIRAVAVVTRRLQALNVHGQQVETVGIPLHWGFEGVAQKGYIANTLTPSVGDSNSQTPEYKAFLVNIEKA; this is encoded by the coding sequence ATGGACGTCAGTCGCAGACAGTTTTTTAAAATCTGCGCGGGCGGTATGGCCGGGACAACAGTAGCCGCTCTGGGGTTTGCCCCCAAAATGGCGCTGGCTCAGGCGCGCAACTATAAGTTGCTGCGCGCCAAAGAGATCCGCAACACCTGCACATACTGCTCCGTGGGATGCGGGCTATTGATGTATAGCCTGGGTGATGGCGCGAAGAACGCTAAAGCGTCGATTTATCATATTGAAGGCGATGCGGATCATCCGGTCAGCCGCGGGGCACTCTGCCCGAAAGGGGCAGGTCTGCTGGACTATGTTCACAGCGACAACCGTCTGCGTTACCCGGAATACCGCGCGCCGGGCTCCAATAAATGGCAGCGCATCTCCTGGGATGAGGCTTTCACCCGCATTGCAAAATTGATGAAAGCCGACCGCGACGCCAACTTCGTTGAGACGAACGAACAGGGTGTAACGGTCAACCGCTGGCTCTCCACCGGGATGCTCTGCGCCTCGGCGGCGAGCAATGAAACCGGCATGCTGACGCAAAAATTTGTGCGCTCACTCGGCATGCTGGCGGTAGACAACCAGGCGCGCGTCTGACACGGACCAACGGTAGCAAGTCTTGCTCCAACATTTGGTCGCGGTGCGATGACCAACCACTGGGTTGATATCAAAAACGCTAACGTCGTGGTGGTGATGGGCGGTAACGCCGCTGAAGCCCATCCGGTGGGTTTCCGCTGGGCGATGGAAGCGAAAAATAACAACGATGCGACGCTGATCGTCGTCGATCCGCGCTTTACGCGGACGGCATCGGTGGCCGATATCTATGCGCCGATCCGCTCCGGTACGGACATTACGTTCCTCTCCGGCGTGCTGCTGTACCTGATCGAAAACAACAAAATTAACGCCGAGTACGTTAAGCACTACACCAACGCTAATCTGCTGGTGCGGGAAGACTTTGCCTTTGAAGACGGGCTGTTCAGCGGCTATGACGCCGAAAAACGCCAGTACGACAAATCCTCCTGGAACTATCAGTTCGATGAAAACGGCTATGCGAAGCGCGATGAAACCCTGACCGATCCGCGCTGCGTGTGGAACCTGCTGAAGCAGCACGTCTCCCGCTATACGCCGGAGGTGGTGGAGAACATCTGCGGTACGCCGAAAGCGGACTTCCTGAAAGTGTGTGAAGTGCTGGCCTCCACCAGTGCTGCGGACAGAACCACCACATTCCTCTACGCGCTGGGCTGGACGCAGCATACCGTCGGGGCGCAGAACATCCGTACCATGGCGATGATCCAGCTGCTGCTCGGCAACATGGGCATGGCCGGAGGCGGCGTAAACGCATTACGCGGTCACTCTAACATTCAGGGGCTCACCGATCTGGGGCTGCTCTCCACCAGTCTGCCGGGTTATCTGACCCTGCCGTCGGAAAAACAGACCGATCTGCAAACCTATCTGACGGCGAACACCCCAAAAGCGACCCTGCCGGACCAGGTGAACTACTGGAGCAACTATCCGAAGTTCTTCGTCAGCCTGATGAAATCGTTCTACGGCGATGCGGCGCAGGAGGAGAACGACTGGGGCTTTAACTGGCTGCCAAAATGGGACCAGGCTTACGACGTCATCAAGTATTTCAACATGATGGCGAAGGGCAAGGTCACGGGGTACATCTGCCAGGGCTTCAACCCGGTGGCGTCGTTCCCGGACAAAAACAAGATTGTCGCCAGCCTCAGCAAGCTGAAGTACATGGTGGTGATCGATCCGCTGGTGACCGAGACCTCTAACTTCTGGCAGAACCACGGCGAGATGAACGATGTGGATACCGCCTCCATTCAGACCGAGGTGTTCCGCCTGCCGTCTACCTGTTTTGCAGAAGAAGACGGCTCCATCGCCAACTCCGGGCGCTGGTTACAGTGGCACTGGAAGGGGCAGGACGCGCCGGGAGAAGCACGTAACGACGGCGAGATCCTGGCCGGGATTTACCATCGCCTGCGTGAGATGTACCGCACCGAAGGCGGGAAGGGCGTTGAGCCGCTGCTGCGGATGAACTGGCACTACAAACAGCCGGATCACCCGGAATCGGAAGAGGTGGCGAAAGAGAACAACGGCGTTGCACTGGCGGATCTCTATGGCGCCAATGGCGTGCTGATTGCGAAGAAAGGCCAACTGCTGAGCAGCTTTGCTCATCTACGTGATGATGGCACCACGGCATCGTCGTGCTGGATCTATACCGGCAGCTGGACCGAGCAGGGCAACCAGATGGCTAACCGCGATAACGCCGACCCGTCTGGGCTGGGCAATACGCTGGGCTGGGCCTGGGCGTGGCCGCTTAACCGTCGCGTGCTCTATAACCGCGCCTCGGCGGACATCAACGGCAAGCCGTGGGATCCAAAACGGATGCTGATCCAGTGGAACGGCACGAAGTGGACCGGGAACGATATTCCGGACTTCAACACCGCCGCGCCGGGCAGCAACACCGGGCCGTTTATCATGCAGCCGGAGGGGCTGGGACGTCTGTTTGCCATCGACAAGCTGGCGGAAGGGCCATTCCCGGAACACTACGAACCGATGGAAACGCCGCTCGGCACCAACCCGCTGCACCCGAACGTGGTCTCCAGTCCGGTGGTGCGTGTCTATCAGGAAGATGTTGTGCGCATGGGCAAGAAAGACAAGTTCCCGTACGTCGGCACGACCTATCGCCTGACCGAGCATTTCCACACCTGGACCAAGCATGCGCGACTGAACGCCATCGCCCAGCCGGAGCAGTTTGTGGAGATCAGCGAAACCCTGGCGAAGGCCAAAGGGATTGCCAACGGCGATCGCGTTAAGGTCAGCAGCCAGCGCGGGTTCATTCGCGCCGTGGCGGTGGTCACCCGTCGTCTGCAGGCCCTGAACGTTCACGGTCAGCAGGTGGAAACCGTGGGTATTCCGCTGCACTGGGGCTTTGAAGGGGTGGCGCAGAAAGGCTATATCGCCAACACCCTGACGCCATCGGTGGGGGATTCCAACTCGCAAACGCCAGAGTACAAGGCGTTCCTGGTCAACATCGAGAAAGCATAA
- the yddG gene encoding aromatic amino acid DMT transporter YddG, which produces MERKKATLVGLAAIVLWSTMVGLIRGVSEGLGPVGGAAAIYTLSGLLCLVTVGFPRLRRFSPRYLIAGSVLFVSYEICLALSLGYAATRHQAIEVGMVNYLWPSLTILFAILFNGQKTTLWVIPGLIIALLGVSWVLGGENGLNPTDIARNITSNPLSYGLAFVGAFIWAAYCTVTSKYANGQNGITLFVLLTALTLWLKYAFSPQPEMVFSVPVVIKLLMCGVALGFGYASWNIGILHGNVTLLAAASYFTPVLSAALAAVLLNAPLSFSFWQGAMMVCAGSLLCWYATRARRE; this is translated from the coding sequence ATGGAGAGAAAAAAAGCCACCCTGGTCGGTCTGGCCGCGATCGTGCTCTGGAGCACGATGGTGGGTCTGATTAGGGGCGTTAGCGAGGGATTAGGTCCGGTTGGGGGCGCGGCGGCAATCTATACGCTAAGCGGTTTACTCTGTCTGGTAACGGTGGGTTTCCCCAGGCTGCGACGTTTCTCGCCCCGCTATCTCATTGCCGGCAGCGTACTGTTTGTCAGCTATGAAATCTGTCTTGCCCTCTCGTTAGGCTATGCCGCCACTCGCCACCAGGCGATTGAGGTGGGGATGGTGAATTATCTCTGGCCGAGCCTGACCATTCTGTTCGCCATCCTGTTCAACGGCCAGAAAACCACCCTATGGGTGATCCCGGGCCTGATCATCGCCCTGCTGGGGGTAAGCTGGGTATTAGGCGGCGAAAATGGGCTGAACCCAACGGATATCGCCCGTAACATCACCTCCAACCCGCTAAGTTACGGCCTGGCGTTCGTTGGCGCTTTCATCTGGGCAGCCTACTGCACCGTGACCAGTAAATACGCCAACGGCCAGAACGGGATCACCCTGTTTGTATTGCTCACCGCCCTGACCCTGTGGCTGAAATATGCTTTCAGCCCGCAGCCGGAGATGGTGTTTAGCGTGCCGGTGGTGATCAAACTTTTGATGTGCGGCGTGGCGCTGGGGTTTGGCTACGCGTCGTGGAATATCGGTATCTTGCACGGCAACGTAACGCTGCTGGCGGCAGCATCCTATTTCACCCCGGTACTGTCAGCGGCACTGGCAGCGGTGCTGCTGAATGCGCCGCTGTCGTTCAGCTTCTGGCAGGGAGCGATGATGGTGTGCGCCGGATCGCTATTGTGCTGGTACGCCACCCGGGCACGTAGGGAGTGA
- a CDS encoding LysR substrate-binding domain-containing protein: protein MNKTEQSLALSAFAESRLANDPPLRAVRAFEAIARLGSVTQAAQELDISPSAVSHQLKVLEGYLQMPLTERQGRGLILSQQGRDYYRSIRAAFNVLRQATGHLLEQVQTRQVTISLIPLFGMGWFIPRLPGFMRANPQTEINVVYANHRNYLSDASDMSIRFGNGQWAGYQSEKLISGQMVPVCSRAFLRLHGHVDTPEQLLQMPLLHDEERATWQQWFIQQGVKRPLRRSGPMFEDGLLTLAGVQAGLGCALMREPLIAPYLESGELVKIFDLPIDDGRDYYLCVRQDGEMSQDGKLLQSWLRRAAGQE from the coding sequence ATGAATAAAACAGAACAATCCCTGGCGTTGTCGGCCTTTGCCGAGAGCCGACTGGCGAACGATCCGCCGCTGCGGGCGGTGCGGGCCTTCGAGGCGATAGCGCGGCTGGGAAGCGTGACGCAGGCGGCTCAGGAGCTGGACATATCGCCCTCGGCGGTGAGTCACCAGCTGAAAGTGCTGGAAGGATACTTACAGATGCCGCTCACCGAGCGTCAGGGGCGCGGGCTGATCCTGAGCCAGCAGGGGCGGGATTATTACCGTTCCATCCGCGCGGCCTTTAACGTGCTGCGCCAGGCCACCGGGCATCTGCTGGAGCAGGTGCAGACCCGCCAGGTGACCATCAGCCTGATCCCGCTTTTCGGCATGGGGTGGTTTATCCCGCGTCTGCCCGGGTTTATGCGCGCTAACCCACAGACCGAGATCAACGTGGTCTACGCCAACCACCGCAACTACCTGAGTGACGCGTCGGATATGTCCATCCGCTTCGGCAACGGCCAGTGGGCGGGCTACCAGAGTGAAAAGCTGATCTCCGGGCAGATGGTGCCAGTCTGTAGCCGGGCATTTTTGCGCCTTCACGGGCATGTTGATACTCCCGAACAGCTATTACAGATGCCGCTGTTGCATGATGAAGAGCGCGCCACCTGGCAGCAGTGGTTTATCCAGCAGGGGGTGAAACGCCCGCTGCGGCGCAGTGGCCCGATGTTTGAAGACGGGCTGTTAACCCTGGCGGGCGTGCAGGCAGGGCTGGGCTGCGCGTTGATGCGCGAACCGTTGATTGCGCCCTATCTGGAGAGCGGTGAGCTGGTGAAGATCTTCGATCTCCCTATCGACGATGGCCGGGATTACTACCTGTGCGTGCGTCAGGATGGAGAGATGAGTCAGGACGGGAAGTTGTTGCAGAGCTGGTTGCGGCGGGCGGCTGGGCAGGAATAG
- a CDS encoding branched-chain amino acid ABC transporter permease: MDTLIQQLINGVMLGSIYALIALGYTMVYGILRIINFAHGDILMVGALTTLSALNLLTGYFPAMPQLLQLGFALLIAMTVCALLAMSVERFAYRRLRNAPRLAPLISGIGVSVLLQTVAMIIWSRNPLMFPQILPMDPIAITAGSEAHPPAIVTVTGIVTVALALIVMTGLWLLVEYTRLGRGMRAVAENPRVATLMGVNPNAIITLTFAIGGVFAALAGVMMASNYGNASFSMGFLPGIKAFTAAVLGGIGNIRGAMIGGILLGIIEALGAGYLGELTHGVFGSNYQDVFAFIVLILVLVFRPAGLLGERVAHRA; the protein is encoded by the coding sequence TTGGACACACTCATACAACAACTGATCAACGGCGTGATGCTGGGCAGCATCTACGCGCTGATCGCGCTGGGCTATACCATGGTGTATGGCATTTTGCGCATTATTAACTTCGCCCATGGCGATATTTTGATGGTCGGCGCGCTGACCACTCTGTCGGCGCTGAATCTCCTGACCGGCTATTTCCCCGCCATGCCGCAGCTGTTACAGCTCGGCTTTGCGCTGCTGATCGCCATGACGGTCTGCGCCCTGCTGGCGATGTCCGTTGAGCGCTTTGCCTACCGCCGCCTGCGAAATGCGCCGCGGCTGGCACCGCTGATCTCCGGGATTGGCGTATCGGTGCTGCTGCAAACCGTGGCGATGATTATCTGGTCGCGTAATCCGCTGATGTTCCCGCAGATCCTGCCGATGGACCCGATTGCTATCACGGCGGGCAGCGAGGCGCATCCCCCGGCGATTGTCACGGTCACCGGCATCGTCACCGTGGCGCTGGCACTGATCGTCATGACCGGCCTGTGGCTGCTGGTGGAGTATACCCGCCTTGGCCGGGGTATGCGGGCGGTGGCTGAAAACCCACGCGTCGCCACCCTGATGGGCGTTAATCCGAACGCCATCATCACTCTGACCTTTGCCATCGGCGGCGTTTTTGCCGCACTCGCCGGGGTGATGATGGCCAGCAATTACGGCAACGCCAGCTTCTCGATGGGCTTCCTGCCCGGCATTAAAGCCTTTACCGCGGCGGTGCTCGGCGGCATCGGCAATATTCGCGGGGCGATGATTGGCGGGATCCTGCTCGGGATTATCGAAGCGCTGGGCGCCGGTTATCTCGGCGAACTGACTCACGGCGTGTTCGGCAGTAACTACCAGGACGTATTCGCCTTTATCGTTCTGATTCTGGTGCTGGTCTTCCGTCCGGCTGGTCTGTTGGGCGAGCGCGTGGCGCACAGGGCGTAA
- a CDS encoding branched-chain amino acid ABC transporter permease, translating to MTAIEIKTPAASGKFWSGMTLFVLALLLAPVVATQLGGNYWVRVIDFALLYIMLALGLNIVVGYTGLLDMGFIAFYAVGAYLAALMASPHLADVFPILNLWFPHGLHTSYLLIIPIAALVAAVCGILLGAPTLKLRGDYLAIVTLGFGEIIRILMRNLDRPVNITNGAKGITGVDTLNLFGLKFSGVYHWFGVKVPALWLWYYLLMLVIVGIIFVCLRLQHSRIGRAWHAIREDEDVARAMGINVRNFKLLAFAMGASFGGVAGALFGAFQGFVSPESFTLQESIAVLAMVVLGGMGHIPGVILGAVLLTALPELLRSQAAPVQQALFGSVLIDPEILRQLFYGLALVLVMLVRPSGIWPKRHKEVKA from the coding sequence ATGACTGCCATTGAAATCAAAACCCCGGCGGCCAGCGGTAAATTCTGGTCCGGCATGACCCTCTTCGTGCTTGCCCTCCTGCTTGCGCCGGTTGTGGCTACCCAGCTGGGCGGCAACTACTGGGTGCGGGTGATCGACTTCGCCCTGCTCTACATCATGCTGGCGCTGGGGCTGAATATCGTTGTCGGCTACACCGGCCTGCTGGATATGGGCTTTATCGCCTTCTATGCCGTTGGCGCCTATCTGGCGGCGCTTATGGCGTCACCGCATCTCGCAGACGTGTTCCCGATCCTGAACCTCTGGTTCCCGCACGGGCTGCACACCTCGTACCTGCTGATTATCCCGATTGCAGCGCTGGTCGCGGCGGTATGCGGCATTCTGCTGGGTGCCCCGACGCTGAAGCTGCGCGGGGATTACCTGGCGATTGTGACCCTCGGCTTCGGGGAGATCATCCGCATTCTGATGCGTAACCTCGACCGCCCGGTGAACATCACCAACGGCGCAAAAGGCATTACCGGCGTTGACACCCTCAACCTGTTCGGCCTGAAGTTCAGCGGCGTTTACCACTGGTTCGGCGTCAAAGTGCCCGCCCTGTGGCTCTGGTACTACCTGCTGATGCTGGTGATTGTCGGGATCATTTTTGTCTGCCTTCGCCTGCAACACTCACGTATTGGCCGGGCGTGGCACGCTATCCGTGAAGACGAAGATGTCGCCCGGGCAATGGGTATCAACGTGCGCAACTTTAAGCTGCTGGCCTTTGCCATGGGTGCCTCCTTTGGCGGTGTGGCCGGGGCGCTGTTCGGCGCCTTCCAGGGCTTTGTCTCGCCGGAATCCTTCACCCTGCAGGAGTCCATAGCCGTACTGGCGATGGTGGTGCTGGGTGGGATGGGCCATATCCCGGGGGTGATCCTCGGCGCGGTACTGCTCACCGCCCTGCCGGAGCTGCTGCGCAGCCAGGCGGCCCCGGTGCAGCAGGCGCTGTTTGGTTCGGTACTGATTGATCCGGAGATCCTGCGTCAGCTGTTTTACGGCCTGGCGCTGGTGCTGGTGATGCTGGTTCGCCCGTCGGGCATCTGGCCGAAGCGCCACAAGGAGGTAAAAGCATGA
- a CDS encoding ABC transporter ATP-binding protein, translated as MSLLTVRNMSKRFGGLTAVDNVSLSINKGEIYGLIGPNGAGKTTCFNLITGLYPADSGEFAIADKPYFPNQIEKVTAAGIARTFQNVRLFNEMSVLENVMVGRHVRTHNGLWAALSRHKRARAEEAQTLEQAWHWLAYTGIAKFAHYRACDLAYGHQRRLEIARALATDPLLLALDEPAAGMNAAEKVALGELLTRIRDDGKTLLMIEHDVKLVMGICDRLTVLDYGKTLASGTPDSVRRDPAVIAAWLGGNAHV; from the coding sequence ATGAGCCTGTTAACCGTGCGCAATATGTCCAAACGCTTTGGCGGCCTTACCGCCGTGGATAACGTCTCGCTGTCGATTAATAAGGGCGAGATCTACGGCCTGATTGGCCCCAACGGCGCGGGAAAAACCACCTGCTTTAACCTCATCACCGGCCTGTATCCCGCTGACAGCGGTGAGTTCGCCATTGCCGATAAGCCCTACTTCCCGAACCAGATCGAAAAGGTAACTGCCGCGGGCATCGCCCGTACCTTCCAGAACGTGCGTCTGTTTAACGAGATGTCGGTGCTGGAGAACGTGATGGTGGGTCGCCACGTGCGCACCCACAACGGGCTCTGGGCGGCGCTGAGCCGTCACAAACGCGCCCGGGCAGAAGAAGCTCAGACCCTCGAGCAGGCCTGGCACTGGCTGGCCTACACCGGTATTGCGAAGTTTGCCCACTACCGCGCCTGCGATCTGGCTTACGGCCATCAGCGGCGGCTGGAGATCGCCCGCGCGCTGGCGACCGATCCGCTGCTGCTGGCGCTGGATGAACCCGCCGCCGGGATGAACGCGGCGGAAAAAGTGGCGCTGGGTGAGCTGCTGACCCGTATTCGTGACGACGGCAAAACCCTGCTAATGATTGAACACGACGTCAAGCTGGTGATGGGGATTTGCGATCGGCTCACGGTGCTTGATTACGGCAAAACGCTGGCCAGCGGTACCCCTGACAGCGTGCGTCGCGACCCGGCGGTGATCGCCGCCTGGCTTGGAGGCAATGCCCATGTCTGA
- a CDS encoding ABC transporter ATP-binding protein encodes MSELLKVERLDVHYGGIQAVRDVSFSLGEGEQATLIGANGAGKSSTVRAITGLERFGGNIEFNGKSNRKQKAEALLRDGLVMVPEGRGIFARMTVLENLQMGAWLRRDTVTVRQEMNAIFERFPRLGERQHQLAGLLSGGEQQLLALNRALLSRPRLLILDEPSMGLAPKMVENIFAVIAGLRERGVALLLIEQNARLALEVTDQAWVMDSGSIVHHGESRAMLDDDQIAQIYLGEMPA; translated from the coding sequence ATGTCTGAATTACTGAAAGTGGAACGTCTGGACGTGCATTACGGTGGTATCCAGGCAGTACGGGATGTCTCCTTTAGCCTGGGTGAAGGCGAACAGGCCACGCTCATTGGGGCTAACGGCGCAGGCAAAAGTTCCACCGTGCGGGCCATCACCGGACTGGAGCGTTTTGGCGGTAACATCGAATTTAATGGCAAATCGAACCGCAAACAGAAAGCCGAAGCGCTGCTGCGCGACGGGCTGGTGATGGTTCCGGAAGGCCGGGGCATCTTCGCCCGCATGACGGTGCTGGAAAACCTGCAGATGGGCGCCTGGCTCCGCCGTGACACTGTCACCGTCCGGCAGGAGATGAACGCGATTTTCGAACGTTTCCCGCGTCTGGGCGAACGCCAGCACCAGCTGGCCGGACTGCTCTCAGGCGGGGAACAGCAGCTCTTAGCCCTGAACCGCGCCCTGCTCAGCCGCCCGCGCCTGCTGATCCTCGACGAACCCTCGATGGGCCTGGCGCCCAAAATGGTCGAGAACATTTTCGCCGTCATCGCCGGACTGCGCGAGCGCGGCGTGGCGTTGTTGCTGATCGAGCAAAACGCCCGGCTGGCGCTGGAGGTGACCGATCAGGCCTGGGTGATGGACAGCGGCAGCATCGTTCATCACGGCGAGTCCAGGGCGATGCTCGACGACGACCAGATTGCACAGATTTATTTGGGCGAAATGCCCGCTTAA
- a CDS encoding branched-chain amino acid ABC transporter substrate-binding protein, giving the protein MKTIKISALSAAIVLSGFASTGAWAADSETVVIGLAGPLTGPSARIGKDLENGAQLAIDDINKQHPSIGGKAVTFKLQSEDDQSDPRTAVAVAQRLVDTGVAGVVGHWNTGTSIPAARVYHDAGIAQVAPVATGHAYTRQGFDTSFRVMGHDDDGGQFAGQYAVNTLKAKRIAVIDDRTAFGQGLADEFIKSLEAQGVKIVDRQYVDDKTVDFSAVLTAIRSKNADLIFFGGVDSQAAPLARRIKQLGMKTTLMGAGGFVSQTFLQLAQKEGEGVVALEPGLPVDQMPGGKTFEQAYQSRYHTHIELHAPFAYDATRVLVAAMEKADSVDPAEYLPALRAISYSGVTGQIAFDDQGNLKAPSFTVYKVVDGKWQPQTVLGGAKAK; this is encoded by the coding sequence ATGAAAACCATTAAAATCAGCGCGCTCAGCGCGGCCATTGTGCTCAGCGGATTTGCCTCTACCGGCGCCTGGGCCGCCGACAGCGAAACCGTGGTGATCGGCCTGGCGGGTCCGCTGACCGGCCCGTCTGCCCGTATCGGTAAAGATCTGGAGAATGGCGCGCAGCTGGCGATTGACGATATCAACAAACAGCACCCGAGCATCGGCGGCAAGGCGGTGACTTTCAAGCTGCAGTCGGAAGATGACCAGTCGGATCCGCGCACCGCCGTGGCTGTGGCTCAGCGTCTGGTGGATACCGGCGTGGCAGGCGTAGTCGGCCACTGGAACACCGGCACCAGCATCCCGGCGGCCCGCGTCTATCACGATGCCGGTATCGCTCAGGTGGCCCCCGTTGCTACCGGTCATGCCTATACCAGACAGGGGTTCGACACCAGCTTCCGCGTGATGGGTCACGACGATGACGGTGGCCAGTTTGCCGGACAGTACGCGGTAAATACCCTTAAAGCCAAACGCATCGCGGTCATCGACGATCGTACCGCCTTTGGTCAGGGCCTGGCGGATGAGTTTATTAAATCGCTGGAAGCCCAGGGCGTGAAGATTGTTGACCGCCAGTACGTTGACGACAAAACCGTCGACTTTAGCGCCGTACTGACCGCCATTCGCAGTAAGAACGCCGATCTGATCTTCTTCGGCGGCGTGGACAGCCAGGCGGCACCGCTGGCACGTCGTATCAAACAGCTGGGTATGAAGACGACCCTGATGGGCGCAGGCGGCTTTGTCAGCCAGACCTTCCTGCAGCTGGCGCAGAAAGAGGGTGAAGGCGTTGTCGCGCTGGAGCCGGGCCTGCCGGTGGATCAGATGCCGGGCGGCAAGACCTTCGAGCAGGCATACCAGTCCCGCTACCACACCCATATTGAACTTCATGCCCCGTTCGCCTATGACGCCACCCGCGTACTGGTTGCCGCGATGGAAAAAGCCGACTCGGTTGATCCGGCAGAGTACCTGCCTGCCCTGCGCGCCATCAGCTACTCCGGCGTCACCGGGCAGATCGCCTTTGACGATCAGGGCAACCTGAAGGCCCCGTCCTTCACCGTCTATAAAGTGGTCGATGGCAAATGGCAGCCGCAGACCGTGCTCGGCGGCGCAAAAGCTAAGTAA